Below is a genomic region from Schistocerca piceifrons isolate TAMUIC-IGC-003096 unplaced genomic scaffold, iqSchPice1.1 HiC_scaffold_2163, whole genome shotgun sequence.
atacacagtgtggcctttgttcagcaagctgctgtcagacaacaatcgcaaaataaccgcagacgaagaattgtcaacaatatgcttaccagcataaacttcaaaatttacaacatagccactactggcttcagcaacagcatatactttcagtccatacttatgaggcttattttgcatgtaaacacggaaactcacacgacctcgaaatgggcaaattccttcatcaattgtcactttttctgagggacaatatgcctggatacatcgctccttcaaattattataatatggcaaaactttgtaaagtggatgaaatccatcttcgcctggttttttctgatttgaattgtcaacaagatgcaagcatgacagtatctgagtgaaacgcaaacggctcatgacatggggacaaaagttacaactaagaacaggattagtgctccaatggtccgcaattttggtctttttcgaaacacacatgtggaaaataatacccaagaaacgcctcatctcacttatagtcactggcttccacgaactcaaaactgaatggggcttcagattatttcctcttcttttcttctgtattgtctgtgatgcatacaaatttgtctgtctcttgagttcatttacgtcactgtcagtaaggaacactttactgcaatccagtacagaactcgactcatcaatatccactagtatctgcctgggtgtcgtgttgacaggcagaggtcggtaggtgtcaactgcagtccactcactgtctttcggatacggcacagctgctggatttgaagcaacaccttcaacatcattctcgtcttcatctgaagacaaactgtcatcaatctcgtcttctaaaaagaatatcacattatgtgtaactacatacatcgtttacacatgttcaacagatatgtgcgtactgcacaattacgtggaaaattcggaaatacgtaccttcaaacacaccattgcattcagaatcgtctgaatcactctctacattatccagagtgtcgctatgattgatcaaatccgcaatttctgcgtctgataaaccgcgccgaaacatgatgacaaacaactgaatgatatacagactgagaacgcaaagataagttttaacatgaattacagcgctgccgtgacatctatggacgcattttgttaataaacatctgaaaaacgtatagcgctggccaaacccgtagaaataacgttgcagtgttttgaatgaaattaaatgtagcggcccgtaaattttacgggcttggtgattttcgcgcgatcccaggcccgtaaattttacgggcttggcgcttagagtgttaattaagatgcaatttctgtgtttcatcgtcaataaggaggtcagagggatacagaaaacctgaagtgaagcatcggaatctaaaactagtgtcacaggaatggttcaaaagaaagacattaggaagagtcagtcttcttattcttatgtcggcattgtgccttttgtatttaattccgatgcaattctgcgcttcattgtcaataagaaggtcagagagatacagtgaaactgaagtgaagcatgggagcctataactagtgtcacaggaatggtgcaaatcatagacagcaaggagagtcagtcttcttctacttaagtcggcattgtgcattttgtatttaattaagatgcaatttctgtgtttcatcgtcaataggaaggtgaaagggatacagtaaacctgaagtgaagcatcggaatctataactagtgtcacaggaatggttcaaatcatagacagtaagaagagtcagtcttcttgtacataagtcgcgattgtgcattttgtatataattccgattcaatttctgtgtttcatcgtcaataagaagctcaaaggcatacagtaaacctaaagtgaagcatcgaaatcaataactagtgtcacaggtatggttcaaaacatagacagttagaagagttagttttcttgtacttaagccgtcattgtgcttttgtatttaattccgatgcaatttctgtgtttcatcgtcaataagaaggtcagagggatacagtaatcttgaagtgaagcatcggaatgcataactagtgtcacaggaatggttcaaggcattgacagtaagaagagtcattcttctctacttaagtcggcattgtgccttttgtatataattccgatgcaatttctgtgtttcatcgtcaataagaagctcacagggatacagtaaaactgaagtgaagcatcggaatctataactagtgtcacaggaatggttcaaaacatagacagtaagaagagacactctttttgtacttaagtcggctttgtgccttttgtatttaattccgatgcaatttctgtgtttcattgtcaatacgaaggtcagagggatacagtaaacctgaagtgaagcatcggaatctataactagtgtcacaggaatggttcagaacatagacagtaagaagagtcagtctccttgtacttaagtcggcattgtgccttttgtatttaattccgatgcaatatctgtgtttcttcgtcattcagaaggtcagagggatacagtaaacctgaagtgaagcatcggaatctataactcgtgtcacagaaatggttcaaaacatagacagtaagaggagccagtcttcttgtacttgagtcggcattgtggcttttgtatttaattccgatgcaatttctgtgtttcatcgtcaataagaaggtcagagggatacagtaaacctgaagtgaagcttcggaatctataacaagtgtcacaggagtggttcaaaacatagacagtaagaagaggcattcttcttgtagttaagtcgccattgtgccttttgtatttaaataagatttaatttctgtgtttcttcgtcaataagaagctcagagggatacagtaaacctgaggtgaagcatcggaatcaataactagtatcacaggtatggttcaaaacatagacagtaagaggagttagttttcttgtacttaagtcggcattgtgccttttgtgtttaattccgatgcaattttctgtgtctcatcgtcaataagaaggtcagagggatgcagtaaaactgaagtgaagcatgggaacctataactggtgtcacaggaatggttcaaatcatagacagtaagaagagtcagttttcttgtacttaagtcggcattttgccttttgtatttaattttgatgcaatttctgtgcttcatcgtcaataggaaggtcagctttatacagtgaacctgaagtgaagcatcggaatccataactagtgtcacaggaatggttgagagcatagacagtaagaagcgccagtcttcttgtacttgagtcggcattgagccttttgtatttaattccgatgaattttctgtgtttgatcgtcaatacgaaggtcagagggatacagtaaacctgaagtaaagcaacggaatctataactagtgtcacaggaatggttgaaaacattgacagtaagaagagtcagtctccttctacttaagtcggcattgtgccttttgtatataattccgatgcaatttttgtgtttcatcgtcaataagaaggtcagctggacacagttacctgaagtgaatcattagaatctataactaatgtcaccggaatggtagaaaacattgacagtaagaagagtcagtcttcttgtacttaagtcggcattgtgccttttgtatttaattaagatgcaatttctgtgtttcatcgtcaataaggaggtcagagggatacagaaaacctgaagtgaagcatcggaatctaaaactagtgtcacaggaatggttcaaaacaaagacatttggaagagtcagtcttcttattcttatgtcggcattgtgccttttgtatttaattccgatgcaatttctgtgcttcatcgtcaataagaaggtcagagagatacagtgaaactgaagtgaagcatgggagcctataattagtgtcacaggaatggtgcaaatcatagacagcaagaagagtcagtcttcttgtacttaagtcggcattgtaccttttgtatttaattaagatttaatttctgtgtttcatcgtcaataataaggtcagagggatacagtaaacctgaagtgaagcatcggaatctataactagtgtcacaggaatggttcaaaaatatagacagtaagaagagtctatcttcttgtactaaagtcggcattgtgcattttgtatttaattaagatgcaatttctgtgtttcatcgtcaataggaaggtgaaagggatacagtaaacctgaagtgaagcatcggaatctataactagtgtcacaggaatagttcaaggcattg
It encodes:
- the LOC124742146 gene encoding piggyBac transposable element-derived protein 4-like; this translates as MYVVTHNVIFFLEDEIDDSLSSDEDENDVEGVASNPAAVPYPKDSEWTAVDTYRPLPVNTTPRQILVDIDESSSVLDCSKVFLTDSDVNELKRQTNLYASQTIQKKRRGNNLKPHSVLSSWKPVTISEMRRFLGIIFHMCVSKKTKIADHWSTNPVLSCNFCPHVMSRLRFTQILSCLHLVDNSNQKKPGEDGFHPLYKVLPYYNNLKERCIQAYCPSEKVTIDEGICPFRGRVSFRVYMQNKPHKYGLKVYAVAEASSGYVVNFEVYAGKHIVDNSSSAVILRLLSDSSLLNKGHTVYLDRFYSSPELFQQLAEKGTGAVGTVNKSRKGLPKDLVSAKLKKGEMSFRRKDNVLAMKWKDKRDVYTLSTRHQATFGTHTKRNGSVVLKPLQVLDYNLNKIGVDIGDQRLQYNPFQHRTVKWWRKLYFHLLLMGVSNAFWLYNAVHRKKITITDFITVLAVQLVEDDTLEFIPRNEGTVGRLTKRHFLQHIPATTKKYAARVCHVCSSRSKKQSGKASRKETRYECEQCGVALCLEPCFKIFHTKKQYDSV